In the Limanda limanda chromosome 1, fLimLim1.1, whole genome shotgun sequence genome, one interval contains:
- the dmtn gene encoding dematin produces the protein MQKVEGRPPPGNLSSSRAPPSTPGSPASGIMTRVQDQVVGYRDLAALPRDKTILQVERPDLMTYEPHLSFSPLDPPRRERSLSPPPTSPTLSPEVKARRAESDSGSPGGSSLQLNTGRRISASLQHFHRPDNGTNIYRKPPIYKQDAAKPLEGSGVIRSAMFPAAQPPDPNQPSKIETEFWPCPPSLAAMEIERRKKKLPEEEDEFVDLTEEARTLQEQELEKIKSNLGRLILKEEKEKGLSFRRKTQSLPDRTHMTTSLSVTASRSPSHSGSGLTRMQSAEFSTDGDQAASAAQNGDARRERMDRGNSLPSILEQKIYPYEALIVTHRGRSKLPPGVDRTRLERHLSSEDFLRVFQMPMADFDRLSLWKRNTLKKKALLF, from the exons ATGCAGAAG GTGGAGGGACGGCCCCCCCCGGGCAACCTGTCCTCCTCCAGGGCCCCCCCGAGCACCCCGGGGTCTCCGGCCAGCGGCATCATG ACCCGGGTCCAGGACCAGGTGGTGGGCTACCGGGACCTGGCGGCGCTGCCCCGGGACAAGACCATCCTGCAGGTGGAGCGCCCCGACCTCATGACCTACGAGCCGCACCTGAGCTTCTCCCCGCTCGACCCCCCCCGCAGAGAG cgttccctctcccccccccccacgtctcCGACCTTGTCTCCTGAG gtgaagGCTCGCCGGGCAGAGAGTGACAGCGGCTCTCCTGGAGGATCCTCGTTGCAGCTCAACACCGGACGGAGGATCAGCGCCAGTCTGCAGCATTTCCACAGACCAG ATAATGGAACCAATATCTACAGGAAACCTCCGATCTACAAACAGG ATGCTGCCAAACCTCTGGAGGGCAGCGGCGTGATTCGCTCGGCCATGTTTCCAGCGGCTCAGCCTCCAGATCCCAACCAGCCGTCCAAGATCGAGACGGAGTTCTGGCCCTGCCCGCCGTCGCTGGCCGCCatgg AGatcgagaggaggaagaagaagctgccggaggaggaagatgagtttGTGGATCTGACAGAAGAAGCCCGGAcgctgcaggagcaggagctggagaag ATCAAGTCCAACCTGGGTCGTCTGAtcctgaaggaggagaaggagaaaggtcTTAGTTTCCGGAGGAAGACGCAGTCGCTTCCGGACCGAACCCACATGACCACGA GTTTATCAGTGACTGCTTCAAGGTCTCCGTCACACTCAGGATCCGGGTTGACCAGA ATGCAGTCGGCAGAGTTTTCCACAGACGGAGACCAAGCAGCTTCAG CTGCTCAG AATGGAGACGCTCGCAGAGagaggatggacagagggaaCTCTCTGCCCAGTATCCTGGAGCAGAAG ATCTATCCCTATGAAGCTCTGATAGTGACCCACAGAGGGCGCTCTAAGCTGCCGCCGGGAGTCGACCGCACCCGACTGGAG AGGCACCTCTCCTCGGAGGACTTCCTGCGGGTGTTCCAGATGCCGATGGCCGACTTCGACCGACTCTCTTTGTGGAAACGAAACACACTGAAGAAGAAAGCTTTACTTTtctaa